From Oncorhynchus tshawytscha isolate Ot180627B linkage group LG27, Otsh_v2.0, whole genome shotgun sequence, a single genomic window includes:
- the LOC112261384 gene encoding disks large-associated protein 5-like isoform X3 translates to MDSMEVRFGHLRQRDASVDMLRVKMFRRRSQSQKVNRDKALNSRRQLDNLPEFECSQLDMSVAENVSVVQENVPNAKQVKNAAVEERMKKLARYKEKKELVKEKEKRAREKKGVFKVGLYRPEAQPLVPLPQAPAATIKARATTPVVQPQSTRVTRSTMRQQAPKLNQ, encoded by the exons ATGGACTCCATGGAAGTTCGTTTCGGCCACCTGCGTCAGCGTGACGCCAGTGTGGACATGCTGCGGGTGAAGATGTTTCGGAGACGTTCGCAGTCCCAGAAGGTGAACCGAGACAAGGCCCTGAACAGCCGCAGACAGCTTGACAATCTCCCCGAGTTTGAATGTTCTCAACTGGACATGTCGGTTGCGGAAAATGTGTCAGTAGTTCAGGAAAATGTACCGAATGCAAAGCAAGTGAAAA ACGCTGCAGTGGAGGAGCGAATGAAAAAGCTTGCCCGCTACAAAGAGAAGAAGGAGCTTGTGAAGGAGAAAGAAAAGAGGGCAAGGGAGAAGAAGGGGGTGTTCAAGGTTGGGCTGTACCGGCCAGAGGCTCAGCCCCTGGTCCCTCTGCCGCAGGCCCCAGCTGCCACAATCAAAGCCAGG GCAACAACGCCAGTGGTCCAGCCCCAATCCACCAGAGTGACTCGCTCCACCATGAGGCAGCAGGCCCCCAAG TTGAACCAGTAG
- the LOC112261384 gene encoding vegetative cell wall protein gp1-like isoform X2, translating into MFSTGHVGCGKCVSSSGKCTECKASEKRCSGGANEKACPLQREEGACEGERKEGKGEEGGVQGWAVPARGSAPGPSAAGPSCHNQSQGNNASGPAPIHQSDSLHHEAAGPQVEPVVRAPKDKPAPASKTRSNAKQSAAPPVGRGRNTRGNAMSNKQAAVKVDKPLEEPRAASPTPPSAEEQKDVKMAPAGLSSFNPNPLTPRSADSFFKPSVSVLHLVPLWPSDNLVPKMELIALSPAKSPAHSPPRPSPTPRCLPSPKEPEHDVPYFRSVVVSETEADRILSAVGAQGG; encoded by the exons ATGTTCTCAACTGGACATGTCGGTTGCGGAAAATGTGTCAGTAGTTCAGGAAAATGTACCGAATGCAAAGCAAGTGAAAA ACGCTGCAGTGGAGGAGCGAATGAAAAAGCTTGCCCGCTACAAAGAGAAGAAGGAGCTTGTGAAGGAGAAAGAAAAGAGGGCAAGGGAGAAGAAGGGGGTGTTCAAGGTTGGGCTGTACCGGCCAGAGGCTCAGCCCCTGGTCCCTCTGCCGCAGGCCCCAGCTGCCACAATCAAAGCCAGG GCAACAACGCCAGTGGTCCAGCCCCAATCCACCAGAGTGACTCGCTCCACCATGAGGCAGCAGGCCCCCAAG TTGAACCAGTAGTCAGAGCCCCAAAGGACAAACCTGCTCCAGCTTCCAAGACCAGATCAAATGCCAAGCAGTCTGCAGCACCACCTGTTGGCAGAGGGAGGAACACCAGGG GAAATGCTATGAGCAATAAGCAGGCTGCTGTGAAAGTGGACAAGCCATTAGAGGAGCCTAGGGCTGCCAGCCCCACGCCACCTAGTGCAGAGGAGCAGAAGGATGTGAAGATG GCCCCAGCAGGCCTGTCCTCCTTCAACCCCAACCCTCTCACTCCCCGCTCTGCAGACTCCTTTTTCAAACCCAG TGTCTCAGTTCTACACCTTGTTCCACTCTGGCCCTCTGATAACCTGGTGCCCAAAATGGAGctcattgctctctctcctgccaaGTCCCCTGCTCACTCCCCACCTCGCCCTTCTCCTACCCCTCGGTGTCTTCCGAGTCCCAAGGAACCAGAGCATGATGTGCCCTACTTCAG GTCAGTGGTAGTCAGTGAGACAGAGGCTGACAGAATTTTGTCAGCAGTGGGAGCCCAGGGTGGATGA
- the LOC112261384 gene encoding vegetative cell wall protein gp1-like isoform X1 — protein MFSTGHVGCGKCVSSSGKCTECKASEKRCSGGANEKACPLQREEGACEGERKEGKGEEGGVQGWAVPARGSAPGPSAAGPSCHNQSQGNNASGPAPIHQSDSLHHEAAGPQVEPVVRAPKDKPAPASKTRSNAKQSAAPPVGRGRNTRGNAMSNKQAAVKVDKPLEEPRAASPTPPSAEEQKDVKMVKDLVHPGPEPVSAQADCIPPSARTLSSFTPKGFVFQAPAGLSSFNPNPLTPRSADSFFKPSVSVLHLVPLWPSDNLVPKMELIALSPAKSPAHSPPRPSPTPRCLPSPKEPEHDVPYFRSVVVSETEADRILSAVGAQGG, from the exons ATGTTCTCAACTGGACATGTCGGTTGCGGAAAATGTGTCAGTAGTTCAGGAAAATGTACCGAATGCAAAGCAAGTGAAAA ACGCTGCAGTGGAGGAGCGAATGAAAAAGCTTGCCCGCTACAAAGAGAAGAAGGAGCTTGTGAAGGAGAAAGAAAAGAGGGCAAGGGAGAAGAAGGGGGTGTTCAAGGTTGGGCTGTACCGGCCAGAGGCTCAGCCCCTGGTCCCTCTGCCGCAGGCCCCAGCTGCCACAATCAAAGCCAGG GCAACAACGCCAGTGGTCCAGCCCCAATCCACCAGAGTGACTCGCTCCACCATGAGGCAGCAGGCCCCCAAG TTGAACCAGTAGTCAGAGCCCCAAAGGACAAACCTGCTCCAGCTTCCAAGACCAGATCAAATGCCAAGCAGTCTGCAGCACCACCTGTTGGCAGAGGGAGGAACACCAGGG GAAATGCTATGAGCAATAAGCAGGCTGCTGTGAAAGTGGACAAGCCATTAGAGGAGCCTAGGGCTGCCAGCCCCACGCCACCTAGTGCAGAGGAGCAGAAGGATGTGAAGATGGTAAAAGACCTTGTTCATCCAGGTCCAGAACCTGTCTCAGCCCAGGCTGACTGCATCCCCCCTTCAGCCCGCACCTTGTCCTCATTCACCCCCAAGGGCTTTGTGTTCCAGGCCCCAGCAGGCCTGTCCTCCTTCAACCCCAACCCTCTCACTCCCCGCTCTGCAGACTCCTTTTTCAAACCCAG TGTCTCAGTTCTACACCTTGTTCCACTCTGGCCCTCTGATAACCTGGTGCCCAAAATGGAGctcattgctctctctcctgccaaGTCCCCTGCTCACTCCCCACCTCGCCCTTCTCCTACCCCTCGGTGTCTTCCGAGTCCCAAGGAACCAGAGCATGATGTGCCCTACTTCAG GTCAGTGGTAGTCAGTGAGACAGAGGCTGACAGAATTTTGTCAGCAGTGGGAGCCCAGGGTGGATGA